CTGGGCGATCCCCGCACCGTGATGCTGCGCGTCGTCACCAACTTCTGACCCCGGCTGTTACCCCTGTATCATGCGGCATGAACTCTGAAAAACTTGCTTTGCTGGTCACGCGTGAAATGCCGTATGGGAAATACAAGGGGCGCAAGCTGGCGGATTTGCCTGGGCATTATCTGGGCTGGTTTGCGCGCGAGGGATTTCCTGCGGGGGAATTGGGAGCGTTGCTTGCCTTGATGTACGAGCTTGATCACAACGACTTGCGCAGCCTGCTCGATCCGCTGCGCCCGCGCTAGCTGATCAGGCAGTCAGCCGGGCGAACTCGCCGCTGGGCACCAGCGCTTGCAGCTCGCTGGCCCCGCCGATCAGCACGCCGTTGATGAACACCAGCGGAAACGTGGTCCAGCCGCTCCACAGCTTGAGCGCCAGGCGCGGCCGCCACTGCGAAAAATAATTGCCGTAGCTCAGATACTGGTAGGGCACACCGAGGCCATCGAGGATCTTGCGCGCCTTGCGCGGAAACGGATTGAAGCCCATGCCGACCACCACGATCTTGTGGGCGGCCACGGCAGCCTCCACTTCGGCGACCAGTTCGCGGTGGTAATTGTCCACCGTGCCACGGATGGCGGGATGGATGCGGGCTTGGTCCAGGATGTGACGGCTCATTGCAGCTACCTCGGTAGTGGTTCGGGACCACAGGGTAGCCGCAACACGCCGTCTCGCCAAGTGTTATAGATCGAGCTTGCTGATCTTGGTGCCTTCCAGGCTCAAATTGGCCATCAACCCCGCGTTGGTCAGCACCAGCGCCTGCACCGCGCTGTTGATGGCATTGGTAGCCACCTCGCCATTGGCGCCCACGTTGATCACCGCCACCGAGCCATCGACACCGGCGGTCCAGCCGCGGCTGTTGCGGAACTTGTCGAGCGCATCGCGGCTCATGAACAGGATCACCACCGCCTTCGACTGGGCCCCGGCCTGGAAGCCGACCGACAGGGTCGTCAGACTGTAGTAGTTGACGGTCTGGCCGCCCGTGCGCAGCACGCCGCGCCCATATTCGCCGCCCACCACCAGCCCGGCCGCCAGCACGTTGGGGAAGACCAGCACGCCGTTGGCCTTGCGCACCAGCTCGCGCGAGCCCTTGACCTCCTTGTACAGGCGCTCGAGCGTGTCGTAGGCGCCGCGTTCGATATCGGTCTTGACGGCCGCCGGCTCGGTGCGGACGGCGCCGCCCGTTTGCGTGGTGGTGGTGCAACCGCTCAGCGCCAGGCCGACCAGCGCCAGCGTGGCGGTAGCGGTCGCGCGCCTTAGAAAGCTCGATTTTTGCATGGTAGTCTCCTCTGGTAGGCAATACTGCAACAGTGCCTGCCGATTCTGTCACCTTTGCGGCGCCCACGCCAGAAGCACACAAACTGTGCCGCAGCGGTGCGTACCAATGACGCGACGGCTTGCGGGCCATGCCCTGTCAGACCGACAAGGCGTGGTGGGGCAGATGTTGCACCAGGCGCTCGGCCAGCCTGGCGGCGCGCATGCGTGCGATCCACCAGTTGAGAGCGGCGCCATTCTCACCGGTGCGCCAGGCCAGGTAGAACGTTTCGTCCGGCTTCGGTTCGGCCACCTGCTTTTCCACCAGCAAACCGGCCGCAATTGCCGCGCGCGCGCACGGCTCGGGCAGGAAGCCGAATCCCACGCCCGACAACTGGTATTGCAGCTTGGTTCTCATGTCCGGCACGCTCAGGGTGTCCTGCCCCAGCAGCAGGCCGACGGTGCGCGCCGCCATGCGCCGGGCCGAATCGGCCACGCTCACGGCGCGGTACTGCTGCAGGTGCGAGCGGTCGAGCTTTTCGTCGATGGCGGCCAGCGGGTGCGAAGGCGCCACCGCAAACACGAAACCGATCTTGCAGATCGGCTCGGACACATACCCGCCACCGGCCGGCCCGTCGCCGGCCACGCCGACCAGCAAGTCGGCACGGCGGTCGAGCAGCGCTTCCCAGGTACCCGATAACGCTTCCTGCACCACGCGCAGCCGGGTCTGCTGAGCCACCTGGTAAAACGCTGTCACATCCTCGAAGAACATGCAGGCCGAGAACATCGAATCGCTGCCGATGGCCAGCTCGGTTTCCCAGCCCGACGCCACCCGCCGCACCCGGTGTTCGAGGTCTTGCGCAGCCTTGAGCAGGTAGCGCCCTTCCTTGAGCAGCTCGGCGCCGGCCGCGGTAAGCACCACGCGCGGGCCGTTGCGTTCGAACACCTGCACGCCCAGATCATCTTCGAGCTTGCCGACCGTGTACGAGATGGTCGATGGTACGCGGTGCAGTTCCTTGCCGGCGGCGGAAAACGAGCCACGACGGTCGATGGCATCGACGATTTGCAGGGCTTCCAGGCTTAATCTGAGCATTCGATTTTTTCGATAATAGAGGGGTAATTTTTCCGTTTTTTAAATCGGCTTCCGAGGTCTATACTTTGATTCATGGATGCGGCGATAACGAAACGAACCAGCAAAACAGCGTTCAAAATTATCGCACATCACTCAATTAAATGAGTAACTACACAAGAAATGGAGCCCTATCATGTTGCAAATTCGTAAAAGTGAAGCCCGCGGTGCCGCCAACCATGGTTGGCTCGATTCCAAACACAGCTTTTCGTTCGGCAGCTACCATGATCCCGACCACGTCGGCTTCGGTCCCCTGCTGGTGATCAACGAAGACCGTGTGCAAGGCAGCCAGGGCTTCGGTACCCATGGTCACCGCGACATGGAAATCATCTCGTACGTATTGAGCGGCGCGCTCGAGCATAAGGACAGCATGGGCACCGGTTCGGTCCTGCACTACGGCGACGTTCAGCGCATGAGCGCCGGCACCGGTGTGCGCCACAGCGAGTTCAACCACAACGCCGACGAGAAAGTGCATTTCCTGCAAATCTGGATCCAGCCCAACCAGATCGGTATTCCACCGAGCTACGAGGAAAAGAACTTCACCGTCGAAAGCAAACTGGGCAACCTGCGCCTGATCGCTTCCAACGATGGCCGCGAAGGCTCGGTGCTGATCCACCAGGATGCCTCGATCTTCGCCACCATCCTGCGCAGCGGCGACGCCGTGGAGCACAAGCTGGCAGCCGGCCGCATTGCGTATGTCCACGTGATCCGGGGCGACGTGACGGTGAACGGCACCGCGCTCAAAGGCGGCGATGCGCTCAAGCTGACGGCAGAGGCACTGGTCACGCTCGGTAACGCCACCGATGCCGAAGTACTGGTATTCGACCTCCCTAATTAAAGGGCTGGGCTGGCCGGAAATATTTTTCCGCCAGTTTTGGTATGATGAAGGGCGCGCCGGGTCTGTCAGAACAGCCCGGCGCGCCTTTTTTACGTTATTTGAATAAGAATTGAGCATAGCTATGTCGCAGAGCGCAGAAATCCCGGTCCAGGATGAACTGGACTACATGACCTCGTGCGCGCTCCCTACCCCGTGGGCGCAGTTCACCTTGCACGCTTTTGTGGAGAAGGCAACGGGCAAGGAACACCTGGCCATGGTACTGGGCGACATCAGCGACGGCGCGCCCGTGCTGGCGCGTGTGCATTCCGAATGCCTGACCGGCGACGTGCTGTATTCGCAGCGCTGCGATTGCGGCGCCCAGCTCGAAGGCGCCCTCAAGCGCATCGCCGACGAAGGGCGTGGCGTGTTGCTGTACCTGCGCCAGGAAGGCCGTGGCATCGGCCTGGTCAACAAGATCCGCGCCTACCGCCTGCAGGAAGCCGGCGCCGACACGGTGCAGGCAAACGAACAGCTGGGCTTCAAGCCCGACCAGCGCACCTATGGGCTGGTCAAGCCGATGCTCGACCAGTTCGACGTGACAAGCCTGCGCCTGATGACCAATAATCCGCGTAAGATCGACGCCATGACCAAGCTCGGCATCGAAGTGGCCGAACGCGTGCCGCTGCTGGTGAATCGCAATGCCTTCAACCAGCATTACCTGGACACCAAGGCGGCCAAGCTCGGACACATGATGAAGCCGCTCACACCGGCGCCGGTGGAAGACGGCGCGCTGTAGCATCAAGTATCAACCGTCCAGGAACTGCATGAAATTCACCGTAATTGTTGCTTCACTTGCCATGACCTGGGCCAGCGCCGTCGCGCTGGCAGCGCCAGCCAACACGCCAGCGGCTGCGCCGGCGAATGCGCCCGCCGCTGTGCCGGCTGCCCCTGCTGCGAAAGCCGCCCCGGCGGCGCCGCTCGCGCCGGGTGCTGCTGGCAAGCCGGCCGCCGCACCGGGTGCTCCGGGCGAGGTGGCCGCCACTGCCGACTCCGCGCCACTGCCGCCGCCCTCGTCCGCCGCCCAGCACCTGTACGGCTCCGCCAAGAACGACATCCTGCAAGTGCGCTCGCTGCTCAAAAGCGGCCGCACGCAGTCGTCGGTAGGCTCGGGATTCCTGATCGGCACCAGCAACCTGGTGGTGACCAACTACCACGTGGTCTCGCAATTCGCGCTCGACCCGGACACCTATGTCGGCGAATGGGTCGATACCAGCGGCAAGCGCGGCAACGTGGAACTGCTGGCGGTCGATGTGCTGCACGACCTGGCCGTGCTGCGCGTGAGCCGCAACGGCACCGGCTTCTTCAAGATGCCCGAAAAACTGGCCGGCCTGACCCAGGGCCAGTACCTGTATTCGATGGGCAATCCGCTCGACCTCGGCTTTGCCATTTCGGAAGGCGCCTATAACGGCGTGATCGCGCGCAGCTTTTACGACCAGCTGATGTTTACCGGCCCGATCAACTCCGGCATGAGCGGCGGCCCGAGCGTGACGGTCGATGGCTCGGTGGCAGGCATCAACGTGTCCAAGCGCCTCGACGGCGAACTGGTCAGCTTCCTGGTGCCGGCCCGCTTTGCCCAGGACTTGCTGCGGAAAGTCGAGCAGCAACCGAAACCGCCGGCCGACTTCAACGCCGTGGTGGCAAGCCAGTTGCTCAGCCACCAGCGCGCCATGGTCGATCAGTTGCTGGCCACTCCACTGAGCCTGAAACCGATGGGGCCGTACATGGTGCCGGTGCGCGAGTCCGAGCAGATGCGTTGCTGGGGCCGTTCGAGCGTGAAGGCCGACAAGCCGTTCACGGTGGATGATGCCAGTTGCGCGATGGAGTCGGCGATTTTCATCAGCGGCTCCTTGCAGACCGGCCAGATCAACATCCGTCACCAGTTCATGCGCAGTAACGGTCTCGACCAGTTGCGCTTTTCGCAGCTCGCTTCCGCGTCGTTCAAGAACGAGCACTTCGGCAGCTTCAAGGACAGCCGCCTGACCGGCCCCAACTGCACGGAAGACTTCGTCAAGAGCAAGGATGTGCCGCTGCGCGCGGTGCTGTGCGTGCGCGCCTACCGCAAGTTTGCCGGCCTGTACGACTTCGCCCTGCTCACCGCCGCCACCGACCAGGGCGCGATGAGTCTGCAAAGCCGGCTCGATGCGCGCGGCGTCTCCTACGACAACGGCATGCGCCTCACGCAAGTATTCCTCAATTCCTTCTCGGTGTCCCCACCTGCGGCGCCCAGGAAAGCCGTGCCGGCCAAACCGGCAGCCGGAGGTGCACGATGACCTCCCCGTACTTCATCGAAATCCTGGCCCGCAACGGCGACGTGCTGCACCGGCACAAGGTGGCATCGCTGCCGATCCGCATCGGCCGCGGCTACGACAACGACGTCATCCTCGACGATGCCCACAGCGCCGCGTCGCACGCGATCGTGGACCTGGACGAGAACGGCAAGCTGCTGCTGCGCGACCTGGGCAGCAAGAACGGCACGTTCGCCCACGGCAAGCGCGCCGATGGTGCTGGCGTCGCCGTCGAGGGCAACACCGTGGTGCGCCTGGGTCATACGCGCCTGCGCATCCGGTCAGCCGACTTCCCGGTGCCGGCCGAAGTGGCCGACACCACCATGCACGGCTGGGAAGGCACGGTGCCGGCGTCCATCGGCCTGGCGCTGATCGCCGTGTTCAGCTGCCTCGGTACGTGGATTTCCGACATCGAACCGTTCGCCCTGATCCGCTACCTGCTGGTGCTGGCGTCGAGCCTGGGCCTGGGCTTGCTGTGGGCCGGCGCCTGGGGCCTGGCCAACCGCCTGTTCGGCAGCCATGCGCGCATGGGCCGCCACCTGTTCATCCTCGGCAGCGGCATGGCTGCGGTGTTCATCTGGCGCGCGCTCAGCAACGTCATCGCCTACGCCTGGTCGGCCGAAGTGTTCACCCGTTACGGCAGCCTGATCACGCTGGCCATCGTGTGCGCGATGCTGTTCTTCCACCTGATCACCATCAAGCCGCACCACCCGCGCCGCTTCGCCATCACCGCGTGGGTGATGCTGGTGGTCGGTTCGGCGCTGTCGTTGCTCAACAATGCGCAATCGACGGGCCGCACGTCCGACGAGCTGTATATGTCGGTGCTGCTGCCGCCCGAAGTACGGCAAAGCCCCGACCGCAACCTCGAGCAATTCCTCACCAATGCTGCCAAGCTCAAGGAAGGCGCCGATGCAGCACGGGCGCGTTCGGTCAGGGACGGTTTTGGCGACGGCGATGATGACAGCGATGGCGAGGTGACCGACTAATCAGTGTCGGCAAGGCAAGGAGACGGCGCTTGTGCCAGCGGTGGGCTATATTGATGTCGATTCGACCATCATTCAACTCACCGGGAAACCACATGACTATCCGCAGCCTGCTCTCCTCCGTCCTGATCGGCGCTGTCGCCAGCGCCCGTTCGATGACCCCGATGGCCACCATCGCCGCCGCCCGCCTGGCTGGCCGCCGCACCCCGGGCGAGCTGTTCCTGCTTGACCGCCCGATCTTCAAATTCGGCGCGCTGGCCATGGGCGCCGGCGAACTGTACGGCGACAAAATGAAAACCGCGCCCGACCGCACAGTCGCCCTGGGCCTGATCGCCCGCGTGGCCAGTGCCGGCATCGCCGGCGCCGCCCTCGCCCCCAAGGGCCGCGAAGGTGCGGGCGCCGCCGTGGCCGTCGCCACCGCCGTGCCGATGGCCTACCTCACACTTGCCGGCCGCAAGCAAGGCATGGCCCGCATCGGCCAGACCCGCAGCGGCCTGATCGAAGATGCGCTGATCGTCGCGGCCGGGATTGCGATCGTGGCGCTGGCGACGAGTTCCAACAAGGAATAATCGCGGCGGCGGGCGCTGGAGCCTGCCGGTTCGCTGCGATGCATTGTCATTCCGGAAGCACATGGCAATTTCATCGTAATCTACGCTGGAAATCTGCCGCCCATGTAGTAACATGGCTACATTAGCACGGTCTGAGGTATCGCCATGAATATCACCACCATATCCAGTCGCGACTTCAACCAAGGAGTGAGCGCAGCAAAACGTGCCGCGAATGACGGGCCGGTATTCATTACTGATCGTGGCCGGCCGGCCCACGTGCTGCTGAGTTTTGAAGATTACCAAAGACTCACGAAGCAGCGACGCAACATTGCCGATGCGTTGGCGATGCCCGGTATCGCCGACATTGAATTTGATCCGCCGCCCGCAACCATCGATACGCGGCCGGCTGATTTCTCATG
This is a stretch of genomic DNA from Duganella zoogloeoides. It encodes these proteins:
- a CDS encoding DUF3820 family protein, producing the protein MNSEKLALLVTREMPYGKYKGRKLADLPGHYLGWFAREGFPAGELGALLALMYELDHNDLRSLLDPLRPR
- a CDS encoding glutaredoxin, coding for MSRHILDQARIHPAIRGTVDNYHRELVAEVEAAVAAHKIVVVGMGFNPFPRKARKILDGLGVPYQYLSYGNYFSQWRPRLALKLWSGWTTFPLVFINGVLIGGASELQALVPSGEFARLTA
- a CDS encoding BPSL1445 family SYLF domain-containing lipoprotein; this encodes MQKSSFLRRATATATLALVGLALSGCTTTTQTGGAVRTEPAAVKTDIERGAYDTLERLYKEVKGSRELVRKANGVLVFPNVLAAGLVVGGEYGRGVLRTGGQTVNYYSLTTLSVGFQAGAQSKAVVILFMSRDALDKFRNSRGWTAGVDGSVAVINVGANGEVATNAINSAVQALVLTNAGLMANLSLEGTKISKLDL
- a CDS encoding LysR family transcriptional regulator, with amino-acid sequence MLRLSLEALQIVDAIDRRGSFSAAGKELHRVPSTISYTVGKLEDDLGVQVFERNGPRVVLTAAGAELLKEGRYLLKAAQDLEHRVRRVASGWETELAIGSDSMFSACMFFEDVTAFYQVAQQTRLRVVQEALSGTWEALLDRRADLLVGVAGDGPAGGGYVSEPICKIGFVFAVAPSHPLAAIDEKLDRSHLQQYRAVSVADSARRMAARTVGLLLGQDTLSVPDMRTKLQYQLSGVGFGFLPEPCARAAIAAGLLVEKQVAEPKPDETFYLAWRTGENGAALNWWIARMRAARLAERLVQHLPHHALSV
- a CDS encoding pirin family protein, producing the protein MLQIRKSEARGAANHGWLDSKHSFSFGSYHDPDHVGFGPLLVINEDRVQGSQGFGTHGHRDMEIISYVLSGALEHKDSMGTGSVLHYGDVQRMSAGTGVRHSEFNHNADEKVHFLQIWIQPNQIGIPPSYEEKNFTVESKLGNLRLIASNDGREGSVLIHQDASIFATILRSGDAVEHKLAAGRIAYVHVIRGDVTVNGTALKGGDALKLTAEALVTLGNATDAEVLVFDLPN
- the ribA gene encoding GTP cyclohydrolase II; the protein is MSQSAEIPVQDELDYMTSCALPTPWAQFTLHAFVEKATGKEHLAMVLGDISDGAPVLARVHSECLTGDVLYSQRCDCGAQLEGALKRIADEGRGVLLYLRQEGRGIGLVNKIRAYRLQEAGADTVQANEQLGFKPDQRTYGLVKPMLDQFDVTSLRLMTNNPRKIDAMTKLGIEVAERVPLLVNRNAFNQHYLDTKAAKLGHMMKPLTPAPVEDGAL
- a CDS encoding S1 family peptidase; amino-acid sequence: MKFTVIVASLAMTWASAVALAAPANTPAAAPANAPAAVPAAPAAKAAPAAPLAPGAAGKPAAAPGAPGEVAATADSAPLPPPSSAAQHLYGSAKNDILQVRSLLKSGRTQSSVGSGFLIGTSNLVVTNYHVVSQFALDPDTYVGEWVDTSGKRGNVELLAVDVLHDLAVLRVSRNGTGFFKMPEKLAGLTQGQYLYSMGNPLDLGFAISEGAYNGVIARSFYDQLMFTGPINSGMSGGPSVTVDGSVAGINVSKRLDGELVSFLVPARFAQDLLRKVEQQPKPPADFNAVVASQLLSHQRAMVDQLLATPLSLKPMGPYMVPVRESEQMRCWGRSSVKADKPFTVDDASCAMESAIFISGSLQTGQINIRHQFMRSNGLDQLRFSQLASASFKNEHFGSFKDSRLTGPNCTEDFVKSKDVPLRAVLCVRAYRKFAGLYDFALLTAATDQGAMSLQSRLDARGVSYDNGMRLTQVFLNSFSVSPPAAPRKAVPAKPAAGGAR
- a CDS encoding FHA domain-containing protein, with the translated sequence MTSPYFIEILARNGDVLHRHKVASLPIRIGRGYDNDVILDDAHSAASHAIVDLDENGKLLLRDLGSKNGTFAHGKRADGAGVAVEGNTVVRLGHTRLRIRSADFPVPAEVADTTMHGWEGTVPASIGLALIAVFSCLGTWISDIEPFALIRYLLVLASSLGLGLLWAGAWGLANRLFGSHARMGRHLFILGSGMAAVFIWRALSNVIAYAWSAEVFTRYGSLITLAIVCAMLFFHLITIKPHHPRRFAITAWVMLVVGSALSLLNNAQSTGRTSDELYMSVLLPPEVRQSPDRNLEQFLTNAAKLKEGADAARARSVRDGFGDGDDDSDGEVTD
- a CDS encoding type II toxin-antitoxin system Phd/YefM family antitoxin produces the protein MNITTISSRDFNQGVSAAKRAANDGPVFITDRGRPAHVLLSFEDYQRLTKQRRNIADALAMPGIADIEFDPPPATIDTRPADFS